TCTTTACATTCAAGGGCGTCTAcgcagcaagaaaaaaaaacaacccaaggGAGCCCTGTGGTGGTGGCAAGGGCGGTGGTAGTGGCGGCAGCAGGGGCGGTGAATCGGTcgcctcagcagctgcagcaaatGATTCATTATTTGTGAAGTTAACAGCTCAGACCATTTAATCTACAAGGACCAATTTCTTCCTGGAGGGATTCGGTCCAATATGAAGGACGTGCCATTTGTGGATTGTCTCTTTGTTGGCTTGGCCATGGCCTCTTTAGTCGTGGCCACCGAGGTGAGGCCGGACTGCCCCAAGCTCTGCGTATGTGAGATCAGACCCTGGTTTTCCCCTAGTTCGGTGTACATGGAGGCGCAGACGGTTGACTGTAATGACTTGGGGCTCTTTAGTCTGCCCGAGAAATTACCAGTGGGTACACAAGTATTACTACTGCAAACAAACAATGTTGCCAAGATTGATCAACCGCTGGATTACCTGGCCAACATCACAGAAATCGATTTATCACAAAACAACTTATCCTCCATCAGTGACATCCATCTGGGAACTCTTCCTCAGTTGCTCTCCCTTCACATGGAAGAAAATTGGTTACAAGAGCTGCCTGACCGATGTCTGTCAGAGGTGCCTAACCTTCAGGAGCTCTACATGAATCACAACCTCATCTCCTCCATTTCCCCGCTGTCTTTCCAGGGTCTCAGCAGCCTTGTGCGACTTCATCTCAATTCTAACAAGCTAAAGGTTATTAAAAAAGAGTGGTTCGAACCCATGCCAAACTTGGAGATCCTGATGATTGGTGAAAATCCTGTTCTTTCCATCGATGATATGAATTTTAAACCCCTGAGTAACCTCCGCAGTCTCGTTCTGACCAGGATGAATCTCTCCCAGCTTCCTGACGATGCACTGGCTGGTCTTGACAACTTGGAGAGCATTTCGTTCTATGATAATATTTTCCCTGAGGTGCCACATTCTGCCCTGAGAAATGCAAAAAATCTCAAGTTTTTGGATCTTAATAAAAACCCAATTGCGAGGATACAGAGAGGGGACTTTGTGGATATGCTCCATCTGAAAGAACTGGGGATTAATAGCATGCCAGAGCTAGTTTCCATTGACAGCTTTGCCCTAAATAACCTCCCGGAGCTGACTAAAATAGAAGCCACCAACAATCCTAAGCTATCCTACATCCATCCTAATGCTTTTTACAAACTACCACGGCTGGAAACCCTCATGCTAAACGGCAACGCCCTCAGCGCACTTCACAGGATTACTGTTGAATCCCTCCCAAACCTCAGAGAGGTTAGCATGCATAGCAACCCGATCCGCTGCGACTGCGTAGTCCGCTGGATGAACATGAACAAGACCAACATCCGCTTTATGGAGCCCGATTCATTGTACTGCGTGGAGCCTCCGGAGTACGAAGGCCAGCACGTCCGACAAGTGCATTTCAGGGAGATGATGGAAATTTGTCTGCCACTGATCTCTCCAGAAAGCATGCCTGGACACGTTAAAGCACAGAACGGGAGCTCAGTCTCACTCCACTGTCGAGCGTTtgcggaaccagaaccagacatCTACTGGATCACCCCGTTGGGCACCAGGATTCTGCCCAACACTGTGTCCGACAAGTTCTACATGCACCCCGAGGGGACATTCGACATCTATGACATAACAGAAGACGAAGCTGGTCTTTACACCTGTGTTGCCCATAATCTAGTTGGAGCTGATCTGAAATCTGTTTCAGTGGAGGTGAATGGATATTTTCCCCAACCTACAAATGGGTCTCTGAATGTTGAAGTCAAATCCGTGGAGGCAAACTCCATTCTGGTTACCTGGAAGGCCGGCCCCGGCACCTTGGCCCCCAACATTAAATGGTACACCGTATCAGATGCTAATCACCCCACCACAGCGTTTACCACAAGGGTTCCTTCTGACATCCAGGTCTACAACCTCACCCATCTCAGCCCCGCCACTCTGTACAAAGTGTGTGTCGATATCCGGAGCATCCACTACAACCATGACACCAAATGTGTCAGTGTCACCACTAAGGGATTAGAGCTGGCAGCCAAGGACACAGAAAAATGGGATGCAGCCGTAATCACTGTCTTTGGTGTGCTCTTGGCCGTGATTTCTGTGGCCTGTCTGCTTATTTATGTGTCTCTGAGGAACCACCACCTTTATGGGGATATAAGAAAATGCGACTCCAAAGCTTTGCTGACACCAGTGGAAGCTAGCGGTATGCACTCCTCATTCTTTACAAAGCTTTGGGTTTCGGGGAAGGGACTGCCAAGTGGAGTGGAAGTGAAAGCCACAGTCATAAATGTATCTGACAATGCCTTTTAAGAAGCGGCGCAGCTTTGTAGAGCACCACACACCAACTTCAGTGAACGGACAAGGCCATGGGCAGGGCTGGACGATGTTGTACTGTTTTCAAAGGCATACCTATTGCTGGTCCCCGGCTCAGACACACTGGCAAAACTATCACCGGACTGGGACGGGACAGTTTGAAATAGACAATGCGCTGTCCCAGTCTCAGCCCTAGTTGAAGTGGTGGCTTTGTAACCGTTACATCAAACCAAGCTAACATCCACAGGAAGGGGTATTTACTGCAAAAAGATATATTTCAGTACCATTCATACAGAAGTGCAGGCAGGTGAAAGGAAGTGAAGATGATGAGGACGATGATGATGgcaatgaggaggaggaggaggaggatggtcAGCTCTCTTGTAATTGACTGTTAAATGTGTTCAGAGTTGTGGAACTGTCCATGTGGTCCCAAGCAATACCGTCTGTGCTTTGTCAAACATCCATAGACGAGTTAGAGATACAGTAATAACACCTGTCTATTATGGGAAGGGAGAATTAGTAGAGTAGACAAATAACAGTGACTATGGTGTAAGCCTTTTGATGAAATATACCCcacttttttctatttaaaaacgGATTCTTGATTTTTCATGGAAATATTGTTATATATTCTATTATGTTGATGTAATGACAAATCCTCTGTATGTGAACAGTTTAAATGGGTTTTAAATTAAGGCAAGGAGCAGACTACTTTTGATTACGACATCACATTAAGCTTAATGAAATTCAGCTTCGAAATTGATGTGaggagaggattttttttttgccaaatggCTGTTTATGCTTTGTAGTTCTCATTGCAATGATGACTCGGTTGAAAAATGTGCATAcatttgacaaaaacaaattcaacagGTTGATTAAAATTGAGGTGAGTGATGTGTTACCTCCTCAAGAAGCGGTTTGTTTTTGCCCTGGTAAGTGCCTACAACAAGAACTAcatgaggagaaagaggaaagaaatggaagaaaacccGGTTCCGCCACAGCAAATCATGGTCATGTCATCATTGCAGAATCACAAGCTCCTCTCCAGTACTTTAAATACTTTCTCAGTATTTTTAGCATacatattttaagaaaacatttcGTTGTTGCTTTCGGTGTAAAGTTAAAAAGCCATTTTTATATTACCTGTATTATATGTGATCAATGGGCACAACAGACTAATTAAGAAAAgcgctaagaaaaaaaaaataaatgtcattgtTTCTTTTACAAACAATTGCCTAGTTTCTCTCTTGTTTTCTGCTCTTATTTGTCATATCAACAGGTGCATCTAAAAAAATAGAATCGAGAAGTTCATTGTTTCATTCGGTATTTCTACCTTGGAAACAAACTAAAATGACTCGAGCAGTTTTAAGATTATTGTGATTTCTTCATTCTGTAATGTATATTTTGATTTCTATGACCTATAAACGGATATTACAGACAATTTACATACTGATTTCAGTTTATGTGTAATAAATACTAAATATACAAGCATTGTTGTGCTTTAATTATGTTGTTGGCGAAACACATTCTACTTTTTTTGCGATGCACCTGTAAATGCTTTTTGCCGTCATCCAAAAATGAGCTCCTGTGAAATTCTGTCTTGACTTTTATGTGACATTTGAATTATAAGAACGTAGAAAGAAATGCTGATCCTGACTAAATAGAACAacttcacactgaaaacagtcacGGGAGTGCATCTGAATGGTTGAGTGGTCGTCCTAACTCttggaaaaaaaggaggaaaaaaaaaaaaacagcaacaaaagaaGAGAACTCATTAGCCGCCTCATTAAGAACATGTTCGTCCTTCAGCCGGTCTGAATATAGCCACTGTgctctacagctgctgcggctgcttcGATAGGGACACGGCGTCCCTGTGACACAGAGATAAAGTACAGTACAGAAAAGTCACGCAGGGTGGGACAGAGCCGAGTCTCAGCTCCGGCGCTCGCATTTTATTTGTCTTACTGAATTATCCCACATATAGAGCATTTCGCATGAGAAAGCCGAGCATGATGAATGGCTGTCACAGGCGGAGTGACATGGCGGATTCATCAAACGGGGCCTCACAGTCATACATCAGGCCAgccttcagcaccatggacagaggcTTTTAATGCCGAGCCATCTGTCAAAGACAAAGGGAGTTAAAATATGACATGCCACGCTCCTTCAGGTAATGCTCAGGTCAGGCTCAGGCTTTCAGtttgcaaaacaaacacaaaaaatacaaatgcaGGTAGCCGGCCGGCTTAGCTGCAAGCCCTCACTTTTCTGTTTCGaataaaatgactgaatgttaAAATTCAAGGTCACTTGTTGAATCTAGACCCCCTTGTTCCCGAgattttctctttgaaatcCCCCAAAATGTAAAAGATAAAGACTCTACAGACATTACAGTGGCACTGGTGGACACACCCACCCAGATAGTGCGGTCTGACAGAGACCTTATTAGAATATCTCATGGGACAAGGCTGATGATGGGGCTGCATGCGGTCCGCGAAAAATCAGTTTCCCATATTCGCTTTCGGGTCAAATATATTCACATCAAAGAATATGGAAGAAACAGATTCCTCCTAAAATTGGAAGCATCTTCCCTTCCCAGGTGCTTCTGTTAATGACCGTATAAAAAGCAATCATATTTTACAATCTATAGCTTAAAGATGCCTataaaatgaaagcattttttcaAATGGTTGCCACATTCATTATAATACCGAGAAGTAGTGtcatacaaaaaataaaaaatactatCACCTGTAAttggtttggatttttttcaaaaactgccttttttctttttcttcttttttttttttaatagagtGAAAGCATAAATCTGCCTGGGAGTAAGAGCAAATACATGCCAGTCTGAGAATTGTAAAGCTGAAGTATTTTGCATTATTCCCCCCCGCCATACGACACCTCTCTCAGTGTTTGGCACAACTGTGTAAATATACACTCTGGTATAGTTAGTTTGGAAGTGACAGGACGAACTGCTGAAGTGACTAAATATGGCTGTTTGCATGATAAACACACAGGCTTACGCATTAAAGCGACCAGCAGCTTCAGCGCCTCTCAGTTTCAGTGGCTGGAGAAACTCATCCTGACAGCCAGGGAAAGCTGCGAAATGAGTTCAGTGACCAAACATGttctctcagattaaagcagctCATGGATATTACACTCATAttgttcttgctttttttttttttattactattattattttatttattcacagcCATGATTAGATTACATACTTGAGTGAATAAGCTGAATGTTATCCGGGAACTCAtctctcctgctgtctgtctcaaTCTCACACCCTTGAATAATTTTGCTCTTTAATTGACGTTTCCTTCTCTGACAGCCATGTGAGCCTGGTGGATGGATTTATTTCGCATGTTTTCAGCCTGAATTTGTAGATTCAAAGCAGCctatattataaaaaaaaaaaaaaaaatcttctggaTTTAACTTAAATCCCACATAAAAAGAATCTGTGAGCTGTCACCATTTAAGCCGCAGCGAGGAGGGACAAATTATGTTTTCTCGCTGAATCTTCGaatatttcaaatattaaaaCTACCTTGTTCTATTCgcgaagggggggaaaaaaaaaaatccatctgcaCGGAGACAGATATTAAAGCATTCTCTGTGAAGGCTCAGACAGTAGATGGCTGTTCCTCCTGGTAAcatattcattttaattttgggAGGATCGTTGTCGGCGGCGGCCCCAGATTTGATGGTGCAATACAGCAGTGGGAGGCGCAAGCTCGGGAgcggatttatttatttcatttttaacccAGGACAATCATTAAGTCAGCGGCTGGCAGgtaattttctttttacattattAGGTGGAGAAAATCtgagcgggaaaaaaaaaaaaatggagcacaGTCTGTTTTATCCACAGGAATGATTGTGACGGCAGCGTGCAGATGGAGACAATTAACAATCAATTAGTTTTTTGTGAGTGTAGCATAGAATCGCATGACACATCACAAGTGTATTTGTTTTAAGCATGCAGGATACATATTGcaaaagcctgaactgaagaaaatgatgcatttcaatttgaaaaaaaaagtgattaataataatgaattcACAACAGTTGTTGGATATATTGATGAACAGTCTTCATCATTCAGATGTGGGGGCTGTGGGGTAAAGGTCAAAAGCGCAAACATCaagaaaatcaaaatcaatCCAAAATgctaacaaaaacaaaaacaaaatgtcaactCCACTGCTGGTGTACTTTTGGGACAAGAGAAAGGACACTGTTATTTGAAAGAACAAATCAAAGCattatttaatgtttgtttattcattgCAAATTATATTAGTGGCACAATACTTGACACGATACtcgaaaaacactgcaaacctTAGTTAACCACTTACTGCctgaatttaattaaaatgtttgccTCCGAGCCATGGTGACTTAGATACGGATTGTTTGGTACACTGCACACATACATTGGATGAATACAAATCCAGGCTTGATGCAAATTAGCAACATCACCCCGGTATATTTAGATTATGCAGCAACCAGCATTAGTTTTACACATACACCACCCCGGCTGCATCGAGACCAGAGGCTGTTTTAAGGATCATTTAACGCTCAGCTTTAAAACTGCAAAATGCATAAACAAAGAAGTGAGAACTTTCCCGGCCTCACAGACCTCTGCAGCGCTGCCCCTGATGGTGGGAAGCATCAACGTTAGTGAGCTGCAGTTGTCTTCAGCTTCCTGAAAACAGAACGCTTCCCTCCTTTTTGGCATGTGGACACAAATTAAAACGAAGCGGAAATTGTGTAACAAATTCCTTTGAATGTAAAATAACTGCAGACAATGTTGGAAAAATACATACGGTAAGTAGAAGGATTTTTCTTGGgggaaaataatgtttttaacATTGCTTTACACTTCGCAGGTCATCCAGGAATCTGATCTTCACATCCATCTCATAAAGTCATGAAGTactatttactttttatttagtgacccatttttatgttttaccGAGACAACAcccagggtgtgtgtttgttttttaagttgCAGAGAAATACGTACTTAATTCCATCCTTATCTgagatgagattaaaaaaaaaaaagcctacaGCACGATGAGCGCTGCAGAAAGCAAACATCGCTGCAGCGGCCACGGGCACTTTTATATGTTTGAATTATCAGCTTATTAAAGTTACAAACTTCCACGTAGGTCAGCCAGTGTGGCTACAGGCGGCCCACGTTCCAGTGAAAAGCGAAATGTCAACACGCATTTACAATCCCCGCTGCTAACGCTATGTTT
The sequence above is drawn from the Salarias fasciatus chromosome 17, fSalaFa1.1, whole genome shotgun sequence genome and encodes:
- the LOC115404431 gene encoding leucine-rich repeat neuronal protein 3-like, translated to MKDVPFVDCLFVGLAMASLVVATEVRPDCPKLCVCEIRPWFSPSSVYMEAQTVDCNDLGLFSLPEKLPVGTQVLLLQTNNVAKIDQPLDYLANITEIDLSQNNLSSISDIHLGTLPQLLSLHMEENWLQELPDRCLSEVPNLQELYMNHNLISSISPLSFQGLSSLVRLHLNSNKLKVIKKEWFEPMPNLEILMIGENPVLSIDDMNFKPLSNLRSLVLTRMNLSQLPDDALAGLDNLESISFYDNIFPEVPHSALRNAKNLKFLDLNKNPIARIQRGDFVDMLHLKELGINSMPELVSIDSFALNNLPELTKIEATNNPKLSYIHPNAFYKLPRLETLMLNGNALSALHRITVESLPNLREVSMHSNPIRCDCVVRWMNMNKTNIRFMEPDSLYCVEPPEYEGQHVRQVHFREMMEICLPLISPESMPGHVKAQNGSSVSLHCRAFAEPEPDIYWITPLGTRILPNTVSDKFYMHPEGTFDIYDITEDEAGLYTCVAHNLVGADLKSVSVEVNGYFPQPTNGSLNVEVKSVEANSILVTWKAGPGTLAPNIKWYTVSDANHPTTAFTTRVPSDIQVYNLTHLSPATLYKVCVDIRSIHYNHDTKCVSVTTKGLELAAKDTEKWDAAVITVFGVLLAVISVACLLIYVSLRNHHLYGDIRKCDSKALLTPVEASGMHSSFFTKLWVSGKGLPSGVEVKATVINVSDNAF